A single window of Nicotiana tomentosiformis chromosome 1, ASM39032v3, whole genome shotgun sequence DNA harbors:
- the LOC104115168 gene encoding 11S globulin seed storage protein 2-like, which produces MAVTTKLLLAILLTAFLLSATNAVRDFQGQQGRQEGQRGTRLTEAQQCRLTRLTASQPTNRIESEGGVTELWDENEEQFQCAGVAPMRSVIRRNSLSLPNFHPMPRLVYIERGQGLIGITYPGCAETFQSQSQTFQAGREPREERGQGRRSDQHQKVHRIRQGDVVALPAGAAHWCYNDGEEELVAVSVNDLNHRSNQLDQNLRAFYLAGGVPESGRQQTQAGQRLQSRQRFQNIFRAFDTELMAEAFNIPAEIVRRMQEEQQSERGLIVNVREGMRMIRPDEEEGEFEEEQGRPRRGQQWWEEATGNGLEENICTMKIRTNLEHRTQADIFSRQAGKINHVNRQKLPILKYMDMSASRGTLYPNALLTPHWSVNSHCVVYVQRGEAQVQVVDHSGQQVMNDRVNQGEMFVVPQYFASTVRAGQNGLEFVVWRTSSEPMNSQLAGYTSVIRAMPIEVLTNAYQISPNEAQRLKTNRGGESFLLSPQRRSF; this is translated from the exons ATGGCGGTCACCACTAAACTCCTTTTAGCTATACTCCTCACTGCTTTTCTCTTGTCCGCAACAAATGCAGTTAGAGACTTTCAGGGCCAGCAAGGCCGTCAGGAGGGTCAGAGAGGCACTCGTCTGACTGAAGCCCAACAATGCCGTTTAACAAGGCTCACTGCTAGCCAGCCCACTAACCGAATTGAGTCAGAGGGCGGCGTCACTGAGCTGTGGGACGAGAACGAGGAGCAATTCCAGTGTGCTGGAGTTGCTCCCATGAGGAGTGTCATCCGCCGCAATTCTCTTTCCCTGCCTAATTTCCATCCCATGCCTCGCTTGGTTTACATTGAGCGGGGCCAGGGATTGATTGGCATTACTTACCCTGGCTGTGCTGAGACTTTCCAATCTCAGTCTCAGACCTTCCAGGCTGGCCGAGAGCCAAGGGAAGAGAGGGGCCAAGGCCGCAGAAGTGACCAACACCAGAAGGTCCACCGCATTCGCCAAGGAGATGTCGTGGCACTTCCAGCTGGCGCTGCTCATTGGTGCTATAATGATGGTGAGGAGGAGCTCGTTGCCGTCTCTGTCAATGACCTCAACCACCGGTCCAACCAGCTTGATCAGAACTTGAGG GCATTCTACTTGGCTGGTGGAGTACCAGAAAGTGGAAGGCAACAAACTCAAGCAGGTCAAAGACTACAGAGCAGGCAGAGGTTCCAGAACATTTTCCGTGCTTTCGACACAGAATTGATGGCTGAGGCCTTCAACATCCCAGCCGAGATTGTAAGGAGGATGCAAGAAGAGCAGCAGAGCGAACGTGGACTAATTGTGAATGTGAGGGAAGGAATGAGAATGATTAGGCCCGACGAAGAAGAAGGAGAATTTGAAGAAGAGCAAGGGCGACCACGACGAGGACAGCAATGGTGGGAGGAAGCAACAGGAAATGGCTTGGAAGAAAACATTTGCACAATGAAAATTCGCACCAATCTTGAACACCGAACACAAGCTGACATCTTCTCAAGGCAAGCCGGCAAAATTAACCATGTCAATCGCCAAAAACTTCCCATCCTTAAATACATGGACATGAGTGCTTCTAGAGGCACCCTCTATCCG AATGCATTGTTGACCCCACATTGGTCAGTGAACAGCCACTGTGTGGTATACGTGCAAAGAGGAGAGGCACAAGTGCAAGTAGTAGACCACAGTGGACAACAAGTGATGAACGACAGAGTAAACCAGGGAGAAATGTTTGTGGTTCCTCAGTACTTCGCCTCAACAGTGAGAGCAGGACAGAATGGATTGGAATTTGTGGTGTGGAGGACAAGCAGTGAGCCAATGAACAGCCAACTTGCAGGTTACACATCAGTGATCAGAGCCATGCCTATTGAGGTCCTCACCAACGCTTACCAGATTTCTCCGAATGAAGCACAGCGCTTGAAGACGAACAGGGGTGGAGAGAGCTTCCTCCTATCTCCCCAGCGAAGGTCCTTTTAA
- the LOC104121272 gene encoding patellin-4-like has product MREEAVVPVDIIDDMSSENDDEQHHISDQPAGQLACPLDLKSSRINALLRLRCRVEDAILGGYIYGKNKHKLLSSRLCITEDLRDISLWDVPLLPSKGNPSTDIVLMNFLRAKDYSVYDAFKMLRKTLRWRRDFRVADILDEKFSPELESLWYTNGKDKEGRLLCYNVFRNIKNKELEEEIWGRHHHHQECLRWRIHIMEKAIQQLDFKQGGVNSILQIIDLGNSPGNSWKEVRWINRKMMSLVHDHYPGIIYKNIFINVPVWFSTVHALNLRMITQRSKNTFIFVKPSKVTETLLKYICPENLLAQYGGLKTENDVEFSTDDKVLEISLKPCSIGLIKIPVKEVEVTITWDMMVVGNEVTYREEFIPDDDCSYRVLLQEEKKMVESTVRNSFHIREEGKIVITIDNPTYKKKTAFYRYKTKPSVPIYMYLK; this is encoded by the exons ATGCGGGAGGAAGCTGTTGTGCCTGTGGATATAATTGATGATATGAGCAGTGAAAATGATGATGAACAACATCATATCTCTGATCAGCCTGCAGGCCAATTAGCTTGTCCTCTTGACCTGAAATCTTCAAGAATTAATGCTTTGCTTAGACTACGATGTAGGGTGGAAGATGCCATTCTTGGTGGTTACATTTACGGCAAAAATAAACACAAATTGCTCTCTTCCAGATTATGTATTACAGAAGATTTGAGGGACATTTCTTTATGGGATGTTCCTTTATTGCCAAGTAAAGGGAACCCGAGCACAGATATTGTTTTGATGAATTTCTTGAGAGCCAAGGATTACAGCGTTTACGACGCGTTCAAGATGTTGCGAAAGACGTTGAGATGGAGGAGGGATTTTAGAGTTGCTGATATTCTTGACGAGAAATTTAGTCCTGAGCTTGAGAGTTTGTGGTACACAAATGGCAAGGACAAAGAAGGCAGGCTTTTGTGTTATAATGTGTTTAGGAATATTAAGAATAAAGAATtggaagaggaaatttggggtagGCATCATCACCACCAAGAATGCCTTAGGTGGAGAATACATATTATGGAGAAGGCAATTCAACAACTTGATTTTAAACAAGGAGGGGTTAATTCCATTCTTCAGATTATTGATTTGGGAAATTCACCAGGAAATTCATGGAAAGAGGTTCGTTGGATTAATAGGAAAATGATGAGCTTGGTTCATGATCATTATCCTGGAATCATCTACAAGAAT ATATTCATTAATGTTCCTGTTTGGTTTTCGACGGTGCATGCACTTAACTTGAGAATGATCACACAAAGAAGCAAGAACACGTTCATATTTGTGAAGCCATCAAAAGTTACAGAGACCCTTCTCAA GTATATTTGTCCGGAAAACTTATTGGCTCAATATGGTGGACTCAAAACAGAGAATGATGTTGAGTTTTCAACTGATGACAAAGTTTTAGAGATAAGCCTCAAACCATGTTCAATTGGCCTAATTAAAATACCGGTCAAAGAG GTTGAGGTGACCATAACTTGGGATATGATGGTGGTGGGAAATGAAGTGACTTACAGAGAAGAATTCATACCAGATGATGATTGCTCATACAGAGTGTTGCTTCAAGAAGAGAAGAAAATGGTGGAGAGTACTGTACGGAATTCCTTTCATATTAGAGAAGAAGGGAAGATTGTTATCACTATTGATAATCCTACTTACAAGAAGAAAACAGCCTTCTACAGATACAAGACTAAACCTAGTGTACCCATTTATATGTACCTAAAGTAA